Proteins from a genomic interval of Staphylococcus debuckii:
- a CDS encoding heavy metal translocating P-type ATPase produces the protein MNNNGEEHNHQNHMNHSNQMHHDNHASHHHSGHAHHHGNFKVKFFVSLIFAIPIILLSPLMGVNLPFQFTFPGSEWVVLILSTILFFYGGKPFLSGGKDEIATKKPGMMTLVTLGISVAYIYSLYAFYMNNFSSATGHTMDFFWELATLILIMLLGHWIEMNAVGNAGDALKKMAELLPNSAIKVMDNGQREEVKISDIMTDDIVEVKAGESIPTDGIIVQGQTSIDESLVTGESKKVQKNQNDNVIGGSINGSGTIQVKVTAVGEDGYLSQVMGLVNQAQNDKSSAELLSDKVAGYLFYFAVSVGVISFIVWMLIQNDVDFALERLVTVLVIACPHALGLAIPLVTARSTSIGAHNGLIIKNRESVEIAQHIDYVMMDKTGTLTEGNFSVNHYESFKNDLSNDTILSLFASLESQSNHPLAISIVDFAKSKNVSFTNPQDVNNIPGVGLEGLIDNKTYKITNVSYLDKHKLNYDDDLFTKLAQQGNSISYLIEDQQVIGMIAQGDQIKESSKQMVADLLSRNITPVMLTGDNNEVAHAVAKELGISDVHAQLMPEDKESIIKDYQSDGNKVMMVGDGINDAPSLIRADIGIAIGAGTDVAVDSGDIILVKSNPSDIIHFLTLSNNTMRKMVQNLWWGAGYNIVAVPLAAGILAFIGLILSPAIGAILMSLSTIIVAINAFTLKLK, from the coding sequence TTGAATAATAATGGTGAAGAGCATAATCATCAAAATCACATGAATCATTCCAATCAAATGCATCATGATAACCATGCCTCACATCATCATAGTGGCCATGCACATCATCATGGAAATTTTAAAGTTAAGTTTTTTGTTTCATTAATTTTTGCAATACCTATCATTCTTTTATCGCCACTGATGGGTGTTAACTTACCTTTTCAATTCACATTTCCAGGTTCTGAATGGGTAGTGTTAATATTAAGTACAATTTTATTCTTTTATGGTGGTAAACCGTTCTTGTCTGGTGGTAAAGATGAAATTGCTACAAAAAAACCAGGCATGATGACCTTAGTTACCCTAGGTATCTCAGTAGCTTATATTTATAGCTTGTATGCTTTTTATATGAATAACTTTAGTAGTGCAACTGGTCATACAATGGACTTTTTTTGGGAATTAGCAACCTTAATTTTAATTATGCTATTAGGACATTGGATAGAAATGAATGCTGTCGGAAATGCTGGAGATGCTTTAAAGAAAATGGCAGAACTGTTACCTAATAGTGCTATTAAAGTTATGGATAATGGCCAACGCGAAGAAGTTAAAATATCAGACATCATGACTGATGATATCGTCGAAGTAAAAGCCGGAGAAAGCATTCCAACAGATGGTATTATCGTTCAAGGACAAACATCTATAGATGAATCCCTAGTCACTGGAGAATCTAAAAAAGTACAAAAAAATCAAAATGACAACGTCATCGGGGGTTCTATTAATGGGTCTGGAACAATACAAGTCAAGGTTACAGCTGTGGGAGAAGATGGATATCTTTCTCAAGTTATGGGACTTGTTAATCAAGCACAAAATGATAAATCTAGTGCTGAATTGTTATCTGATAAAGTGGCGGGTTATTTATTCTACTTTGCTGTAAGTGTTGGCGTGATTTCTTTTATTGTCTGGATGCTCATTCAAAATGATGTTGATTTTGCATTAGAACGTCTTGTAACTGTGTTAGTCATTGCTTGTCCACATGCTTTAGGCTTGGCAATACCTTTAGTCACTGCACGTTCTACTTCAATTGGTGCACATAATGGTTTAATTATTAAAAATAGAGAGTCTGTAGAAATAGCTCAACATATCGATTATGTAATGATGGACAAAACTGGTACTTTAACTGAGGGTAACTTTTCTGTGAATCATTATGAGAGCTTTAAAAATGATTTGAGTAATGATACAATATTAAGCCTTTTCGCCTCATTAGAAAGTCAATCTAATCACCCATTAGCTATAAGTATTGTTGATTTTGCGAAAAGTAAAAATGTTTCATTTACTAACCCACAAGACGTTAATAATATTCCAGGTGTCGGATTAGAAGGTCTAATTGATAATAAAACATATAAAATAACAAATGTCTCTTATCTTGATAAACATAAACTTAATTATGACGATGACTTGTTTACTAAATTAGCTCAACAAGGTAATTCAATCAGTTATTTAATTGAGGATCAACAAGTCATTGGCATGATTGCTCAAGGAGATCAAATTAAAGAAAGCTCAAAACAAATGGTAGCTGATTTACTATCAAGAAATATTACACCAGTCATGCTTACAGGTGACAATAATGAAGTGGCACACGCTGTCGCAAAAGAATTAGGTATTAGTGATGTCCACGCACAACTCATGCCAGAAGATAAGGAAAGCATTATAAAAGATTATCAAAGTGACGGTAATAAAGTCATGATGGTCGGAGACGGTATCAACGATGCGCCGAGTCTTATAAGAGCGGATATTGGTATAGCAATTGGTGCAGGTACAGATGTTGCAGTGGATTCAGGTGATATCATACTTGTTAAAAGTAATCCATCAGATATCATTCATTTCTTGACCCTTTCAAATAATACTATGAGAAAAATGGTGCAAAACTTATGGTGGGGTGCAGGTTATAATATTGTTGCTGTACCTTTAGCAGCTGGTATTTTAGCATTTATTGGCTTGATTTTATCACCTGCAATAGGTGCTATTTTAATGTCTTTAAGTACAATTATCGTTGCAATTAATGCATTTACATTAAAATTAAAATAA